Proteins encoded in a region of the Myxococcales bacterium genome:
- a CDS encoding extracellular solute-binding protein, whose amino-acid sequence MSRTRSVAAARSLAWRSLAARLCLGWLVALVSLVSGVASLGGCAGTGRPRVVLWHAYRGKEEEALRQVLAAFQKEQGVDVEALAIPFDAYAAKLEAAVPHAHGPDLFIDAHERLGSYLQNTLVAPVGDAVPPSELATYDPAALAAATVGGQLYGVPLAQKSLALFVNDRKVPSAPTSFEALAKRGDLPSGSYPVAFESEGAFSHAPLLHAFGGRMVDGAGAFAATGPEAEASLAFLLALRRAGAVPEEPSGALVSELFASGKLSAVVSGPWFLADAKKAASYRVYPLPRLRETGDARLRAFLTVEVAFLAPEGAKNPHARALARHLGGLASARIRATVGKQVVATTAAWDDPAVKADRDLAAFHEAATESVPMPTSVSMRAAWVPLDQAIKKTLRGDASPHDALEEARARFNDAMKPPPPSPSPTPLLVALSAVLVGLALLAVKNAREPGFPSRLRASLPAYRYVAHAAVVVFVLVVLPLVAGALTSFFAGTRNAPQYVGMTNYVMVLTARGGPLLGSGSFWLTLLVTVLWTVVNVAFHLGIGLGLGVLLSRPLLRLKALYRVLLILPWAVPSYVTALAWKGMFHRQYGAINALLHLLGAEPISWFSRFSTAFSANVATNVWLGFPFMMVVTVGALTAVPKDVLEAAEVDGATRWQRFRLVVMPLVAPALLPSVVLGSVWTFNMFNVVFLVSGGEPDGQTDILVSEAYRWAFTRNAQYGYAAAYAVLIFGLLLLGSKAMQRIGRPADQGAR is encoded by the coding sequence ATGAGCCGCACACGCTCGGTGGCAGCCGCGCGATCGCTCGCGTGGCGATCGCTCGCGGCGCGCCTCTGCCTCGGGTGGCTCGTCGCGCTGGTGTCGCTCGTCTCGGGCGTGGCGAGCCTCGGCGGGTGCGCCGGCACCGGGCGCCCGCGCGTCGTGCTGTGGCACGCCTACCGCGGCAAAGAGGAGGAGGCGCTCCGTCAGGTGCTCGCCGCGTTCCAGAAGGAGCAGGGCGTCGACGTCGAGGCGCTCGCCATCCCCTTCGACGCCTACGCCGCCAAGCTCGAGGCCGCGGTGCCGCACGCGCACGGCCCCGACCTCTTCATCGACGCCCACGAGCGGCTCGGCTCGTACTTGCAGAATACACTCGTTGCGCCCGTAGGCGACGCCGTGCCTCCGAGCGAGCTCGCGACCTACGATCCCGCGGCGCTCGCCGCCGCCACCGTGGGAGGCCAACTCTACGGCGTGCCCCTCGCCCAGAAGTCGCTGGCGCTCTTCGTGAACGATCGGAAGGTGCCGTCGGCGCCGACCTCGTTCGAGGCGCTCGCGAAGCGCGGCGATCTCCCGAGCGGGAGCTACCCGGTCGCGTTCGAGTCCGAGGGAGCCTTCTCCCACGCCCCGCTCCTGCACGCCTTCGGCGGTCGCATGGTCGACGGCGCGGGCGCGTTCGCCGCGACGGGGCCCGAGGCCGAGGCGTCGCTCGCGTTCCTGCTCGCCCTCCGGCGAGCCGGCGCCGTCCCCGAGGAGCCGAGCGGCGCGCTGGTGAGCGAGCTGTTCGCGAGCGGCAAGCTCTCCGCCGTGGTGAGCGGCCCGTGGTTCCTCGCGGACGCGAAGAAGGCGGCGAGCTACCGCGTCTACCCGCTGCCGCGTCTCCGCGAGACCGGCGACGCGCGGCTGCGCGCCTTCCTCACCGTGGAGGTCGCCTTCCTCGCCCCCGAGGGCGCCAAGAACCCGCACGCGCGCGCCCTCGCGCGGCACCTCGGGGGACTCGCCTCCGCGCGGATCCGCGCGACCGTGGGCAAGCAGGTCGTCGCGACCACGGCCGCGTGGGACGACCCGGCCGTGAAGGCCGATCGCGATCTCGCCGCGTTCCACGAGGCCGCGACCGAGAGCGTGCCGATGCCCACGTCGGTGTCGATGCGCGCGGCCTGGGTCCCGCTCGACCAGGCGATCAAGAAGACCCTCCGCGGCGACGCCTCGCCCCACGACGCGCTCGAGGAGGCCCGCGCGCGCTTCAACGACGCGATGAAGCCGCCGCCGCCGAGCCCCTCGCCCACGCCGCTGCTGGTCGCGCTCTCGGCCGTGCTCGTCGGGCTCGCGCTCCTCGCGGTGAAGAACGCGCGCGAGCCGGGCTTCCCCTCGAGGCTCCGCGCCTCGCTGCCCGCCTACCGCTACGTCGCCCACGCCGCCGTGGTCGTGTTCGTGCTCGTCGTCCTGCCCCTCGTGGCGGGCGCGCTGACCTCGTTCTTCGCGGGCACGCGCAACGCGCCGCAGTACGTGGGTATGACAAACTATGTCATGGTGCTCACCGCGCGCGGTGGTCCCCTCCTCGGCAGCGGCTCGTTCTGGCTCACGCTGCTCGTCACGGTGCTCTGGACGGTCGTCAACGTCGCGTTCCACCTCGGCATCGGCCTCGGGCTCGGGGTGCTCCTGTCGCGCCCGCTGCTGCGGCTCAAGGCGCTCTACCGCGTGCTGCTCATCCTCCCGTGGGCGGTGCCCTCGTACGTCACCGCGCTCGCCTGGAAGGGCATGTTCCATCGGCAGTACGGCGCCATCAACGCGCTGCTCCACCTGCTGGGCGCCGAGCCCATCTCCTGGTTTTCGCGCTTCTCGACGGCGTTCTCCGCCAACGTCGCCACGAACGTGTGGCTCGGGTTCCCCTTCATGATGGTCGTCACGGTGGGCGCGCTCACGGCGGTGCCGAAGGACGTGCTCGAGGCCGCCGAGGTCGACGGGGCCACGCGGTGGCAGCGCTTCCGGCTCGTGGTAATGCCCCTCGTGGCGCCCGCCCTGCTCCCCTCGGTGGTCCTCGGCAGCGTGTGGACCTTCAACATGTTCAACGTGGTGTTCCTCGTCTCCGGCGGCGAGCCCGACGGGCAGACCGACATCCTCGTGAGCGAGGCGTACCGCTGGGCCTTCACGCGCAACGCGCAGTACGGGTACGCGGCGGCGTACGCCGTGCTCATCTTCGGGCTCCTGCTGCTTGGGTCGAAGGCGATGCAGCGGATCGGCCGGCCCGCCGACCAAGGGGCGAGGTAG
- a CDS encoding ABC transporter permease subunit — MDRKPSLLESALVHTALLLAVGFAVYPILWVISLAFSESGLSASSGALPVPHDPSLANFRAVTGVREGGDGGTLFLIQLGNSLVVSLATAFVAVLIATPAAYALARFEFVGKKAGMSTLLATQMFPTVASAVPLYLLLETLHLLDSRAGLVLVYATTSVPFAIFQLRGSFETIPVELEEAAMVDGATRAQAFLRVVLPAARPAIAVTALFAFMSAWNEFILAATLLSRETAFTLPVLLQRFVGEHDAAWGPFAAGAILVSVPVMALFYLAQKQLVGGLTAGGVKG; from the coding sequence GTGGATCGCAAGCCCTCCCTGCTCGAGTCCGCCCTCGTCCACACGGCCCTGCTGCTCGCCGTCGGCTTCGCCGTCTACCCCATCCTCTGGGTGATCTCGCTCGCGTTCTCCGAGAGCGGCCTCTCCGCGTCGAGCGGCGCGCTCCCGGTTCCGCACGATCCGTCGCTCGCGAACTTTCGGGCCGTCACCGGCGTGCGCGAGGGCGGCGACGGCGGCACCCTGTTCCTCATCCAGCTCGGCAACAGCCTCGTCGTGTCGCTCGCCACCGCGTTCGTCGCGGTGCTGATCGCGACCCCCGCGGCGTACGCGCTCGCGCGCTTCGAGTTCGTCGGAAAGAAAGCCGGCATGAGCACGCTGCTCGCCACGCAGATGTTCCCCACGGTCGCGAGCGCCGTGCCGCTCTACCTGCTCCTCGAGACGCTCCACCTGCTCGACTCGCGCGCGGGGCTCGTGCTCGTGTACGCGACGACCTCGGTGCCGTTCGCCATCTTCCAGCTCCGCGGCTCGTTCGAGACCATCCCGGTCGAGCTCGAGGAGGCCGCGATGGTCGACGGCGCCACGCGCGCCCAGGCCTTCCTCCGCGTCGTGCTGCCTGCGGCGCGGCCCGCGATCGCCGTCACCGCGCTCTTCGCGTTCATGAGCGCGTGGAACGAGTTCATCCTCGCCGCGACGCTGCTCTCCCGCGAGACCGCCTTCACGCTCCCCGTGCTGCTCCAGCGCTTCGTGGGCGAGCACGACGCCGCGTGGGGCCCGTTCGCCGCGGGCGCGATCTTGGTCAGCGTGCCCGTGATGGCGCTCTTCTACCTCGCGCAGAAGCAGCTCGTGGGCGGCCTCACGGCCGGCGGCGTGAAGGGTTAG